A genomic region of Parambassis ranga chromosome 7, fParRan2.1, whole genome shotgun sequence contains the following coding sequences:
- the LOC114437988 gene encoding nuclear factor 7, ovary-like isoform X2, whose protein sequence is MASASYEDLTCSVCLTLFTDPVTLLCGHALCRQCITEVLRSQHECPLCKTSVSAEATSLPTSLILKNLVEKAKGAEKIKSQKAELCPEHEEKLKLFCVTDRQLACIICRDGEKHEGHKFKPIKEAAVSLRKELDTFVQHVSGHIKATERQSDAQSKEITKSKVRSQQLMAQISSQFKQMHLFLRKREKEIKNELKLKREDDVKRMSEMQNAIEAALSESRELEDKATTVLKMTDPERFLKSWTEGNTAKTPVDSLRLRLNELQVVETSLSLEPYESHLQFFVWKEMLQVIQPREDRISLKSNSEGVIILSNDGRSLICNPQISQPPSNPFGTKMKYTYGTYKSYDGSIIDAFSVNELTSGQHYWEIEVGSRDYWKLGVKDNFLTYNDQTYFANGAVVPTDLEKRLQKVGIYLNCSSKNLSFYDADNMTLIHTMNCDHMTGPVSAYISIQYNQSDRNPVTVCWY, encoded by the exons ATGGCGTCTGCTAGTTATGAAGACCTGACTTGTTCGGTTTGCCTGACGCTCTTCACAGACCCAGTGACTCTTCTCTGTGGACATGCTTTGTGCAGACAGTGTATTACAGAGGTGCTGCGCTCACAGCATGAGTGTCCACTGTGTAAGACTTCTGTTTCAGCAGAGGCCACGAGCCTTCCGACCAGCCTGATTCTAAAAAACCTTGTTGAAAAGGCCAAAGGAGCAGAGAAGATAAAGTCTCAG AAGGCTGAGTTGTGCCCTGAACATGAGGAAAAGCTGAAATTATTCTGCGTAACCGACCGGCAGTTAGCTTGCATCATATGCAGAGATGGGGAGAAGCATGAAGGACACAAGTTTAAACCGATCAAAGAAgcagctgtgtcactgaggaagGAGTTGGACACTTTTGTGCAACATGTTTCCGGTCATATTAAGGCCACAGAGAGGCAGTCCGATGCTCAGAGTAAAGAAATAACTAAGAGCAAAGTGAGGTCTCAGCAGCTGATGGCACAGATCAGCAGCCAGTTTAAACAGATGCACTTGTtcctgagaaagagagaaaaagagataaAGAATGAGCTGAAGCTCAAAAGGGAAGATGACGTTAAAAGAATGAGCGAGATGCAAAATGCTATAGAAGCAGCTTTGTCCGAGAGCAGAGAGCTGGAGGACAAAGCAACCACAGTCCTGAAAATGACAGACCCAGAGAGGTTTTTAAAGAGCTGGACTGAAGGTAACACCGCAAAGACCCCAGTAGATTCACTGAGGCTCAGATTAAATGAGCTCCAAGTGGTGGAGACCTCCCTGTCTTTGGAGCCTTATGAAAGCCACCTGCAGTTCTTTGTGTGGAAGGAGATGCTTCAGGTGATCCAGCCACGAGAAGACCGGATCTCACTGAAAAGCAACAGTGAAGGTGTAATAATACTGTCTAATGATGGGCGAAGTTTGATCTGTAATCCACAAATCAGCCAACCTCCATCAAATCCTTTTGGAACTAAAATGAAGTATACATATGGTACATATAAAAGCTATGATGGTTCCATTATTGATGCATTCAGTGTCAATGAGCTCACTTCAGGGCAGCATTACTGGGAAATAGAGGTTGGAAGCAGAGACTACTGGAAACTTGGGGTAAAAGATAATTTCCTTACATATAATGATCAAACATATTTTGCCAATGGTGCAGTTGTACCAACAGATCTTGAAAAGAGGCTGCAAAAGGTTGGCATCTACCTAAACTGCTCTTCCAAGAATCTGTCCTTCTATGATGCTGACAACATGACACTCATCCACACTATGAACTGTGATCACATGACTGGGCCCGTGTCAGCGTACATTAGCATTCAATACAATCAGTCAGATCGCAACCCTGTGACAGTGTGCTGGTACTGA
- the LOC114437987 gene encoding nuclear factor 7, ovary-like has translation MASASYEDLTCSVCLTLFTDPVTLLCGHAFCRQCITEVLRSQHECPLCKTSVSAEATSLPTCLILKNLVEKAKGAEKIKSQKAELCPEHEEKLKLFCVTDQQLACIICRDGEKHEGHKFKPIKEAAASLRKELDTFVQHVSDYIQVIESQADAQSKEITKSKVRSQQLMAQISSQFEEMHLFLRKREEEIKNDLKLKREDDVKRMSEMQNAIEAALSESRELEDKATTVLEMTDPERFLKSWTEGNTPKTPVDSLRLRLNELQVVETSLSLEPYESHLQFFVWKEMLQVIQPREDRISLKSNSEGVIILSNDGRSLICNPQIRQDRFPDQGPIFGSGSQYFGYNPVSVYVKTIDAFSVNELTSGQHYWEIEVGSRDYWKLGVKDNFLTYNDQTYFANGAVVPTDLEKRLQKVGIYLNCSSKNLSFYDADNMTLIHTMNCDHMTGPVSAYISIQYNQSDRNPVTVCWY, from the exons ATGGCGTCTGCTAGTTATGAAGATCTTACTTGTTCGGTTTGCCTGACGCTCTTCACAGACCCAGTGACTCTTCTCTGTGGACATGCTTTCTGCAGACAGTGTATTACAGAGGTGCTGCGCTCACAGCATGAGTGTCCACTGTGTAAGACTTCTGTTTCAGCAGAGGCCACGAGCCTTCCGACCTGCCTGATTCTAAAAAACCTTGTTGAAAAGGCCAAAGGAGCAGAGAAGATAAAGTCTCAG AAGGCTGAGTTGTGCCCTGAACATGAGGAAAAGCTGAAATTATTCTGCGTCACCGACCAGCAGTTAGCTTGCATCATATGCAGAGATGGGGAGAAGCATGAAGGACACAAGTTTAAACCGATCAAAGAAGCAGCTGCGTCACTGAGGAAGGAGTTGGACACTTTTGTGCAACATGTTTCAGACTATATCCAGGTCATTGAGAGCCAGGCCGATGCTCAGAGTAAAGAAATAACTAAGAGCAAAGTGAGGTCTCAGCAGCTGATGGCACAGATCAGCAGCCAGTTTGAAGAGATGCACTTGTtcctgagaaagagagaagaagagataaaGAATGATCTGAAGCTCAAAAGGGAAGATGACGTTAAAAGAATGAGCGAGATGCAAAATGCTATAGAAGCAGCTTtgtcagagagcagagagctggAGGACAAAGCAACCACAGTCCTGGAAATGACAGACCCAGAGAGGTTTTTAAAGAGCTGGACTGAAGGTAACACCCCGAAGACCCCAGTAGATTCACTGAGGCTCAGATTAAATGAGCTCCAAGTGGTGGAGACCTCCCTGTCTTTGGAGCCTTATGAAAGCCACCTGCAGTTCTTTGTGTGGAAGGAGATGCTTCAGGTGATCCAGCCACGAGAAGACCGGATCTCACTGAAAAGCAACAGTGAAGGTGTAATAATACTGTCTAATGATGGGCGAAGTTTGATCTGTAATCCACAAATTAGGCAAGATCGATTTCCTGACCAAGGGCCTATATTTGGCTCAGGATCTCAGTATTTTGGTTATAATCCAGTCAGTGTCTATGTAAAAACTATTGATGCATTCAGTGTCAATGAGCTCACTTCAGGGCAGCATTACTGGGAAATAGAGGTTGGAAGCAGAGACTATTGGAAACTTGGGGTAAAAGATAATTTCCTTACATATAATGATCAAACATATTTTGCCAATGGTGCAGTTGTACCAACAGATCTTGAAAAGAGGCTGCAAAAGGTTGGCATCTACCTAAACTGCTCTTCCAAGAATCTGTCCTTCTATGATGCTGACAACATGACACTCATCCACACTATGAACTGTGATCACATGACTGGGCCCGTGTCAGCCTACATTAGCATTCAATACAATCAGTCAGATCGCAACCCTGTGACAGTGTGCTGGTACTGA